One segment of Zonotrichia albicollis isolate bZonAlb1 chromosome 4, bZonAlb1.hap1, whole genome shotgun sequence DNA contains the following:
- the RECQL gene encoding ATP-dependent DNA helicase Q1: MTAVAVLEEMLVSIENELQAVEMQIQELVDKQQELLQKKMRVKNLIKQSSGDVEAGGSKDTETSAEEWNKKDFPWYEKIKTALQSKFKLQKFRPLQLETVNAAMAGKDIFLVMPTGGGKSLCYQLPAVCSDGFTLVICPLISLMEDQLMVLEQLGISAALLNASSSKEHVKWVHTEMLKKNSQLKLIYVTPEKIAKSKMFMSKLEKAYQAGCLARIAVDEVHCCSQWGHDFRPDYKSLGILKRQFPNTPLIGLTATATNHVLKDAQSILHVQKCITFTASFNRPNLYYEVRHKPSNNEDFIEDIVKTINGRYKGLSGIVYCFSQKDSEQVTMSLQKLGIKAGTYHANMDPKYKTKVHKGWATNQIQVVVATVAFGMGIDKPDVRFVIHHSMSKSMENYYQESGRAGRDDQKADCILYYGFGDIFRISSMVVMENVGQEKLYDMVSYCQNMSKCRRVLIAHHFDEVWDSANCNRMCDNCCRENACEKLDVTGYCRDLIKILEQADSMNEKLTPLKLIDAWSGKGVSKFRVPEVIPPKHPREELERIVAHFLLQQYLKEDFSFTAFATISYLKVGPKARLLKNKGHVITMEGITNSKSGSKVKPSQSSNSKGSRENAQAGSKTVQDSGLKKSQEHKRPSCSPNLKAKKPKLQEGARDQPVVID; this comes from the exons tgctggaggagatgcTGGTGTCCATTGAGAATGAGCTGCAAGCAGTGGAGATGCAGATCCAGGAACTTGTGGATAAGCAGCAGGAGCTTCTTCAGAAAAAGATGAGAGTAAAGAATCTGATAAAACAGTCCTCAGGAGATGTGGAGGCAGGTGGAAGTAAAGACACTGAAACCTCAGCTGAGGAATGGAACAAAAAAG ATTTTCCATGGTATGAGAAGATAAAAACTGCATTGCAGAGCAAATTTAAACTCCAGAAGTTTAGACCACTGCAGCTTGAAACAGTAAATGCTGCAATGGCAGGGAAGGATATATTTCTTGTCATGCCCACAGGTGGTGGGAAGAGCCTTTGTTACCAGTTACCAGCTGTCTGTTCTGATG GTTTCACACTGGTGATATGTCCTTTGATATCTCTCATGGAAGATCAGCTGATGGTTTTGGAACAGCTTGGTATCTCTGCAGCTTTGTTAAATGCCTCAAGCAGCAAG GAACACGTGAAGTGGGTGCACACAGAAATGCTGAAGAAGAATTCCCAGCTGAAGCTCATTTATGTGACCCCAGAGAAGATTGCAAAGAGCAAAATGTTCATGTCAAAGCTGGAGAAGGCTTACCAGGCTGGGTGCCTGGCTCGCATCGCCGTGGATGAGGTGCACTGCTGCAGTCAGTGGGGCCACGACTTCAGGCCTG ACTACAAGTCTCTTGGTATCCTGAAAAGACAGTTTCCCAATACTCCCTTGATTGGATTGACAGCAACAGCTACCAATCATGTTTTAAAGGATGCTCAGAGCATTTTGCATGTTCAGAAGTGCATTACCTTTACTGCTTCCTTCAACAGGCCCAACCTTTACTATGAG GTTCGGCATAAGCCTTCAAATAATGAAGATTTCATAGAGGACATAGTTAAGACCATTAATGGAAGATACAAAGGACTGTCAG GAATTGTTTACTGCTTTTCTCAGAAGGATTCTGAGCAAGTTACTATGAGTCTGCAGAAACTGGGAATCAAGGCAGGGACTTACCATGCAAACATGGATCCTAAATATAAAACCAAAGTTCATAAAGGATGGGCAACAAATCAAATCCAG gtGGTAGTGGCAACTGTTGCTTTTGGCATGGGAATTGATAAACCTGATGTGAGGTTTGTAATCCATCACTCTATGAGCAAGTCCATGGAAAACTATTACCAAGAGAGTGGACGTGCAG GTAGAGATGACCAAAAAGCTGACTGCATTTTGTATTATGGGTTTGGAGATATATTCAGAATCAGCTCAATGGTGGTGATGGAAAATGTTGGCCAAGAGAAGCTGTATGATATGGTCTCTTATTGCCAAAATATGAGCAA GTGTCGCCGGGTGCTCATAGCTCACCACTTTGATGAGGTGTGGGATTCTGCCAACTGCAACAGAATGTGTGATAACTGCTGCAGAGAGAATG CATGTGAGAAGCTGGATGTAACAGGATACTGCAGGGATCTAATAAAGATCCTTGAGCAAGCTGACAGCATGAATGAGAAACTCACCCCACTGAAATTAATCGATGCCTGGTCTGGGAAAGGTGTATCCAAATTCAGGGTGCCTGAAGTTATTCCACCCAAGCACCCTCGAGAGGAGCTGGAGAGAATTGTTGCTcattttctgctgcagcagTATCTGAA GGAGGATTTCAGCTTCACAGCCTTTGCCACAATATCCTACCTGAAGGTGGGACCCAAAGCCCGGCTGCTGAAAAACAAGGGACATGTCATCACCATGGAGGGGATAACAAACAGCAAAAGTGGTTCCAAG GTGAAACCATCTCAATCTTCAAATTCAAAAGGAAGCAGAGAAAATGCCCAGGCTGGATCAAAGACTGTCCAAGATTCAGGGCTGAAGAAATCACAGGAACATAAACGGCCCAGCTGTAGTCCTAACTTAAAAGCAAAGAAGCCGAAGCTTCAGGAAGGTGCACGTGACCAACCAGTAGTTATTGACTGA